The Sagittula sp. P11 genome window below encodes:
- a CDS encoding bacterioferritin-associated ferredoxin — translation MMICHCNGISDKDIHAAMDWMRAADPDTIITPGKVFRALGRKTDCAGCLPLFLDTMQKNTSLEVPVLTKAGARRMRQVR, via the coding sequence ATGATGATCTGCCATTGCAACGGAATCTCGGACAAGGACATCCACGCCGCCATGGACTGGATGCGGGCCGCCGACCCGGACACGATCATCACGCCCGGAAAGGTGTTCCGCGCGCTCGGACGCAAGACCGACTGCGCCGGCTGCCTGCCGCTCTTTCTCGACACGATGCAGAAGAACACCAGCCTCGAAGTGCCCGTTCTGACCAAGGCCGGTGCACGCCGCATGCGCCAGGTGCGCTGA
- the bfr gene encoding bacterioferritin: MKGDEKVIEYLNAALRSELTAVSQYWLHYRLQEDWGFGRVAAKSREESIEEMHHADKLIERIIFLGGHPNLQKLDALRIGQNLRETLEADLAAEYDARTLYIEARKHCDSVGDYVSKNLFEELIADEEGHIDFLETQLDLEATIGASAYGQLNAKPTDDA, encoded by the coding sequence ATGAAGGGCGACGAAAAAGTCATCGAATATCTCAATGCGGCGCTGCGCAGCGAACTGACCGCGGTCAGCCAGTACTGGCTGCACTACCGGCTTCAGGAAGACTGGGGCTTTGGCCGCGTGGCCGCCAAATCGCGCGAGGAAAGCATCGAAGAGATGCACCATGCCGACAAGCTGATCGAACGCATCATCTTCCTCGGCGGCCATCCCAACCTGCAAAAGCTCGACGCGCTGCGCATCGGCCAGAACCTGCGCGAAACGCTGGAGGCGGACCTCGCCGCCGAATACGACGCGCGCACCCTGTATATCGAGGCCCGCAAGCACTGCGACTCGGTGGGCGACTACGTGTCGAAGAACCTGTTCGAGGAACTGATCGCCGACGAGGAAGGCCACATCGACTTCCTCGAGACCCAGCTCGACCTCGAAGCGACCATCGGCGCCTCGGCCTACGGCCAGCTCAACGCGAAGCCCACCGACGACGCCTGA
- the era gene encoding GTPase Era gives MTTRAGFIALIGEPNAGKSTLTNRMVGAKVSIVTHKVQTTRARIRGVAMEGESQLIFVDTPGLFQPRRRLDRAMVAAAWGGAADADIVVLLVEAHRGKTPGVDRILEGLAELPRGRRVALAINKIDRVKAEELLALSQKLNEIHAFEKTFMISAERGYGVDDLREWLAAEVPEGPWLYPEDQIADLPLRMIAAEMTREKLTLRLHQELPYQLTVETDHWTEREDGTARIDQVIYVARDGHKGIVLGHKGETIKAISKAAREELTEFLGRKVHLFLQVKVRENWLEEAERYSEMGLDFKDGNS, from the coding sequence ATGACCACACGCGCCGGATTCATCGCCCTGATCGGAGAGCCCAACGCGGGCAAATCCACCCTCACCAACCGCATGGTCGGGGCCAAGGTGTCCATCGTGACGCACAAGGTCCAGACCACCCGCGCCCGCATCCGCGGCGTGGCGATGGAGGGCGAGAGCCAGCTGATCTTCGTCGACACGCCGGGCCTGTTCCAGCCGCGCCGCAGGCTCGACCGGGCGATGGTCGCCGCCGCATGGGGCGGGGCTGCCGACGCCGACATCGTGGTCCTTCTGGTCGAGGCGCACCGCGGCAAGACGCCGGGCGTGGACCGCATCCTCGAAGGGCTGGCAGAGCTGCCGCGCGGCCGCCGCGTCGCGCTCGCGATCAACAAGATCGACCGGGTGAAGGCCGAGGAACTGCTGGCGCTGTCGCAAAAGCTGAATGAAATCCACGCGTTCGAGAAGACCTTCATGATCTCCGCCGAACGTGGCTACGGCGTGGACGACCTGCGGGAATGGCTGGCAGCCGAGGTGCCGGAAGGCCCGTGGCTCTACCCCGAGGACCAGATCGCCGACCTGCCGCTGCGGATGATCGCGGCGGAGATGACGCGCGAGAAGCTGACCCTGCGCCTGCACCAGGAACTGCCCTACCAGCTGACGGTCGAGACGGATCACTGGACGGAACGCGAGGACGGCACTGCCCGCATCGACCAGGTGATCTACGTCGCCCGGGACGGCCACAAGGGCATCGTGCTGGGCCACAAGGGCGAGACGATCAAGGCGATCTCGAAGGCCGCGCGCGAGGAGCTGACCGAGTTCCTGGGCCGCAAGGTGCACCTGTTCCTGCAGGTGAAGGTGCGCGAGAACTGGCTGGAAGAGGCCGAGCGCTACTCGGAAATGGGGCTCGACTTCAAGGACGGCAACAGCTGA
- a CDS encoding FadR/GntR family transcriptional regulator: protein MPFEKVQPEKLAAAVVRQIEKLILRGILRPGERLPSERELSEKLGVSRPSLREAVAELHERGLLESRAGAGIFVTDVLGSAFSEALVRLFANHDEAVFDYLSFRRDMEGLAAQRAAQYGTETDLKVIDELMTKMEAAHGKRNPAEEARLDADFHLAIIEASHNVIMLHMMRSMYQLLREGVFYNRQIMFKQRTTRESLLEQHQAINAALQARDAEAARVAVERHLGYVETALTADRKAERNELIARQRLEREINR, encoded by the coding sequence ATGCCCTTCGAAAAAGTCCAACCGGAGAAACTGGCGGCGGCCGTCGTGCGGCAGATCGAAAAGCTGATCCTGCGCGGCATCCTGCGCCCCGGAGAGCGCCTGCCCTCGGAACGCGAACTGTCTGAAAAGCTTGGGGTTTCCCGCCCGTCCCTGCGGGAGGCGGTGGCCGAACTGCACGAACGCGGCCTGCTGGAAAGCCGCGCCGGGGCCGGTATCTTCGTCACCGATGTGCTGGGGTCGGCGTTCTCGGAGGCGCTGGTGCGGCTGTTTGCCAACCACGACGAGGCGGTGTTCGACTACCTGTCGTTCCGGCGCGACATGGAGGGGCTGGCGGCCCAGCGCGCGGCGCAATACGGCACCGAAACCGACCTGAAGGTCATCGACGAGCTGATGACCAAGATGGAAGCGGCCCACGGCAAGCGGAACCCGGCAGAGGAAGCAAGGCTCGACGCCGACTTCCACCTGGCAATTATCGAAGCTTCTCATAACGTTATCATGCTGCACATGATGCGCAGCATGTACCAGTTGCTGCGGGAAGGCGTGTTCTACAACCGCCAGATCATGTTCAAGCAGCGCACCACGCGCGAAAGCCTGCTGGAGCAGCACCAGGCCATCAACGCCGCCCTGCAGGCCCGCGATGCGGAGGCCGCGCGCGTGGCCGTCGAGCGGCATCTGGGCTACGTGGAGACCGCGCTGACCGCCGACCGCAAGGCGGAGCGGAACGAGCTGATCGCGCGCCAGAGGCTGGAGCGGGAAATCAACCGCTGA
- a CDS encoding ammonium transporter, giving the protein MKRFTTVAAIAALVALPTLGFAQEADVTPPNGEIGYIFTTFMFLVTGFLVMWMGAGFSMLEAGLVRQKNVTMQLMKNVALFSIAAIMYYLIGYNLMYPGDGWSMEGVIGAFMPTSLEPVGLADTETDLTYASVGSDFFFQLMFCATTASIVSGTLAERIKLWPFLIFTVILTGFIYPIQASWKWGGGFLAPGIDGQTDFLDFAGSTVVHSVGGWAALTGALILGPRIGKYKDGRTVPMPGSNLTLATLGTFILWLGWFGFNGGSQLYMDTAGNVADISRIFANTNTAAAGGAIAALILTQILYKKPDLTMVLNGALAGLVSITAEPLTPGLGMATIIGMIGGVLCVLAVPVLDKLKIDDVVGAIPVHLVCGIWGTIAVVLTNGDANLGVQLYSILVVGIFVVVTSGVVWFVLKMVMGIRVGEEEEIMGLDMAELGMEAYPEFSKG; this is encoded by the coding sequence ATGAAACGCTTCACCACAGTTGCCGCGATCGCCGCGCTGGTGGCGCTGCCGACGCTGGGCTTCGCTCAGGAGGCAGACGTCACGCCGCCGAACGGAGAGATCGGCTACATCTTCACCACCTTCATGTTCCTCGTCACCGGCTTCCTGGTGATGTGGATGGGCGCAGGCTTCTCCATGCTCGAGGCCGGCCTCGTCCGTCAGAAGAACGTCACCATGCAGCTCATGAAGAACGTCGCGCTCTTCTCGATCGCTGCGATCATGTACTACCTCATCGGCTACAACCTGATGTACCCGGGCGACGGCTGGTCCATGGAGGGCGTCATCGGTGCCTTCATGCCGACCTCGCTGGAGCCCGTCGGCCTCGCCGACACGGAAACCGACCTGACCTACGCCTCCGTCGGCTCCGACTTCTTCTTCCAGCTGATGTTCTGCGCCACCACCGCGTCGATCGTCTCCGGCACCCTGGCCGAGCGCATCAAGCTGTGGCCCTTCCTGATCTTCACCGTGATCCTGACCGGCTTCATCTACCCGATTCAGGCGTCCTGGAAGTGGGGCGGCGGTTTCCTCGCGCCGGGCATCGACGGCCAGACCGACTTCCTCGACTTCGCAGGTTCCACCGTCGTACACTCCGTCGGCGGCTGGGCAGCCCTGACCGGTGCCCTGATCCTCGGACCGCGGATCGGCAAGTACAAGGACGGCCGCACCGTGCCGATGCCGGGTTCCAACCTGACCCTGGCGACCCTCGGTACGTTCATCCTGTGGCTCGGCTGGTTCGGCTTCAACGGCGGCTCGCAGCTCTACATGGACACCGCGGGCAACGTGGCCGACATCTCCCGCATCTTCGCGAACACCAACACGGCAGCTGCCGGTGGCGCGATCGCGGCGCTGATCCTGACGCAGATCCTCTACAAGAAGCCGGACCTCACCATGGTGCTGAACGGCGCCCTGGCAGGCCTCGTGTCGATCACCGCTGAACCGCTGACCCCCGGTCTCGGCATGGCGACCATCATCGGCATGATCGGCGGCGTGCTCTGCGTCCTCGCGGTTCCGGTCCTCGACAAGCTCAAGATCGACGACGTTGTCGGCGCCATCCCGGTGCACCTCGTCTGCGGCATCTGGGGCACCATCGCCGTGGTCCTGACCAACGGTGACGCGAACCTCGGCGTGCAGCTCTACTCCATCCTCGTGGTCGGCATCTTCGTGGTCGTCACCTCCGGTGTGGTCTGGTTCGTCCTGAAAATGGTCATGGGCATCCGCGTCGGCGAGGAAGAAGAGATCATGGGTCTCGACATGGCCGAGCTGGGCATGGAAGCCTATCCGGAATTCTCCAAGGGCTGA
- the moaD gene encoding molybdopterin converting factor subunit 1, translated as MQVLYFAWVRERIGLAKETVDTGAATVMDLVAELRAREERYAAAFEDISALRVAVDQELTEFDAPLAGVREVAFFPPMTGG; from the coding sequence ATGCAGGTACTCTATTTCGCCTGGGTCCGCGAACGGATCGGACTGGCCAAGGAAACGGTAGACACCGGCGCGGCGACGGTGATGGACCTCGTGGCCGAACTGCGCGCCCGGGAAGAGCGGTACGCGGCGGCCTTCGAGGACATCTCGGCCCTGCGTGTGGCCGTGGACCAGGAACTGACGGAATTCGACGCCCCGCTGGCCGGTGTGCGAGAAGTGGCGTTCTTCCCGCCGATGACGGGCGGCTGA
- the pgsA gene encoding CDP-diacylglycerol--glycerol-3-phosphate 3-phosphatidyltransferase — MKWTLPNILTALRLLAAPGVALMFLYFARPLADWLALILFLGAAITDFFDGHLARAWSQETKLGAMLDPIADKAMVVIALMVIIGYSSWTPWLVLPATVILFREVFVSGLREFLGDVSGTLKVTKLAKWKTTVQMVAISVLFSQGVFEHYLVMSAMGMDDEIVRNILNGTAEDLMGLRWKQHGMVWAGLAGIALLWLAAALTLITGLDYFRKAIPHLKEET, encoded by the coding sequence ATGAAATGGACCCTGCCAAATATCCTGACGGCCCTGCGCCTGCTCGCCGCCCCCGGCGTGGCGCTGATGTTCCTCTACTTCGCGCGGCCGCTCGCGGACTGGCTGGCTCTGATCCTGTTCCTCGGCGCGGCGATCACCGACTTCTTCGACGGCCACCTTGCCCGCGCGTGGAGCCAGGAAACCAAGCTGGGCGCGATGCTGGACCCGATCGCGGACAAGGCGATGGTGGTGATCGCCCTGATGGTCATCATCGGCTATTCGTCCTGGACGCCGTGGCTGGTGCTGCCCGCGACCGTGATCCTGTTCCGCGAGGTATTTGTCTCGGGCCTGCGGGAATTCCTCGGCGACGTCTCGGGCACGCTGAAGGTCACCAAGCTGGCAAAGTGGAAGACCACGGTCCAGATGGTCGCCATCTCGGTGCTGTTCAGCCAGGGCGTGTTCGAACACTATCTCGTGATGTCCGCCATGGGCATGGACGACGAGATCGTGCGCAATATCCTGAACGGCACGGCCGAGGACCTGATGGGCCTGCGCTGGAAACAGCATGGCATGGTCTGGGCCGGGCTCGCCGGGATCGCGCTCTTGTGGCTGGCGGCAGCGTTGACGCTGATCACCGGGCTCGACTATTTCCGCAAGGCGATCCCGCACCTCAAGGAGGAGACGTGA
- a CDS encoding calcium-binding protein has translation MLTALIASLLGTMTLAAIAQPDDVTAGNEEPDLPLDQPDTASGEIVQAGLWSDQVDGTAQDDWLAGGRSCDTLEGHEGNDTLYGERGRDLLEGGQGNDLLNAGAWHDALDGGAGDDTLFGDTGKDTLLGGEGDDEMSGGEWDDLLIGGAGDDSMAGDSGNDLMYAHVPGPSGDDLTARAFHESLEHVFDNREEFDALSDEDQQAAAENLFDEMLQRYPGAPAGADGSDTLDGGAGDDTLHAGEGDEMIGGAGDDDFFVSGWTAHSDGTGVLIDDFGVGDDELVVEYDASGGAPAPEIAVTTLANGDQIVTADGLTVATLLSPVQALTAADVLVVGVMV, from the coding sequence ATGCTGACCGCACTGATCGCATCCCTCCTCGGTACCATGACGCTCGCCGCCATCGCCCAGCCGGACGATGTGACGGCGGGCAACGAAGAACCCGACCTGCCGCTCGACCAGCCCGACACAGCCTCCGGAGAGATCGTACAGGCGGGGCTCTGGTCCGACCAGGTCGACGGCACCGCGCAGGACGACTGGCTGGCCGGCGGGCGGAGCTGCGATACACTCGAAGGTCACGAAGGTAACGACACCCTTTACGGAGAGCGCGGCCGCGACCTCCTGGAAGGCGGCCAAGGCAACGACCTCCTGAACGCCGGCGCCTGGCACGACGCCCTCGACGGCGGGGCGGGCGATGACACGCTCTTTGGCGACACCGGAAAGGACACCCTTCTGGGCGGCGAAGGCGACGACGAGATGTCGGGCGGTGAGTGGGATGACCTGCTGATCGGCGGCGCGGGCGACGATTCCATGGCGGGCGACAGCGGGAATGACCTGATGTACGCCCATGTCCCCGGTCCTTCGGGCGACGACCTGACAGCGCGTGCCTTCCATGAATCCCTCGAGCATGTCTTTGACAACAGGGAGGAATTCGACGCGCTGTCCGACGAGGACCAGCAGGCCGCGGCGGAAAACCTGTTCGACGAGATGCTCCAGCGCTATCCGGGCGCCCCGGCGGGCGCGGACGGCAGTGACACGCTGGACGGCGGTGCGGGCGATGACACGCTCCACGCGGGCGAGGGAGACGAGATGATCGGCGGCGCGGGGGACGACGACTTCTTCGTCTCCGGCTGGACGGCGCATAGCGATGGCACCGGCGTGCTGATCGACGACTTCGGCGTGGGCGACGACGAGCTGGTCGTGGAATACGACGCCTCTGGCGGTGCCCCGGCGCCGGAGATCGCGGTGACCACCCTCGCGAACGGGGATCAGATCGTCACGGCGGACGGTCTCACTGTGGCGACCCTTCTGTCTCCGGTACAGGCCCTGACCGCAGCGGATGTGCTTGTGGTGGGCGTGATGGTCTGA
- a CDS encoding P-II family nitrogen regulator produces MKLIIATIKPFKLEEVREALTGIGVRGMMVTEIKGFGSQSGHTEIYRGAEYAVNFVPKIKLEIVVGAAMADQVVETIKTTAQTGKIGDGKIFVLDVQQAVRVRTGETDADAL; encoded by the coding sequence GTGAAACTGATCATTGCAACGATCAAGCCGTTCAAGCTCGAGGAGGTGCGCGAAGCCCTCACGGGCATCGGCGTGCGCGGCATGATGGTTACGGAAATCAAGGGCTTCGGCTCTCAGTCCGGCCATACCGAAATCTACCGCGGAGCCGAATACGCCGTGAATTTCGTGCCGAAAATCAAGCTGGAGATCGTCGTCGGCGCAGCCATGGCGGATCAGGTGGTCGAGACCATCAAGACCACCGCGCAGACGGGCAAGATCGGCGACGGCAAGATCTTCGTTCTGGATGTGCAGCAGGCGGTGCGCGTGCGTACCGGCGAAACGGATGCAGACGCGCTCTGA
- the recO gene encoding DNA repair protein RecO, translating into MEWRDTGILLATRRHGETSLILDVFTPERGRHAGVLRGGTSRKMAPHLQPGAQLDLSWRARLEDHMGAFTVEPQRSRAAAALGDRLALAGLNAVVAMLRFCLPERVPHPDLYTFSERLLDLLDQPDLWPLAYLRWEIALLEEMGFALDLSSCAVTGRTEGLVYVSPKSGRAVTAEGAGNWIHHLLPLPEVMLGQGAAGNAEIATALGTTGYFLEHRLAPQMGDKPVPEARARLIDRIRQRD; encoded by the coding sequence ATGGAATGGCGGGACACCGGGATACTGCTGGCAACGCGGCGGCACGGCGAGACCTCGCTGATCCTCGACGTGTTTACGCCGGAACGCGGGCGGCACGCGGGCGTCCTGAGGGGCGGCACCTCGCGCAAGATGGCACCGCACCTGCAACCCGGCGCGCAGCTCGACCTGAGCTGGCGGGCGCGGCTCGAAGACCACATGGGCGCCTTCACGGTCGAACCGCAACGCTCCCGCGCGGCGGCGGCCCTGGGGGACCGGCTGGCGCTGGCCGGGCTGAACGCGGTCGTGGCGATGCTGCGGTTCTGCCTGCCGGAGCGGGTGCCGCACCCCGATCTCTACACCTTCAGCGAACGGCTGCTGGACCTGCTGGACCAGCCCGACCTCTGGCCGCTCGCGTACCTGCGGTGGGAGATCGCGCTGCTGGAAGAGATGGGCTTCGCGCTCGACCTTTCGAGCTGCGCCGTAACCGGGCGGACAGAGGGGCTGGTCTATGTCTCGCCGAAGAGCGGACGGGCGGTGACGGCAGAGGGGGCGGGCAACTGGATCCACCACCTGCTGCCCCTGCCCGAGGTCATGCTGGGCCAGGGCGCTGCCGGGAACGCCGAGATTGCAACGGCCCTGGGCACCACCGGCTATTTCCTCGAACACCGGCTGGCGCCACAGATGGGCGACAAGCCCGTGCCAGAGGCCCGCGCCCGGCTGATCGACCGCATCCGCCAGCGGGACTGA
- the rnc gene encoding ribonuclease III: MKVSAEIKALEEKLGHTFQDKSLLRRAVTHASMSGPGREDNQRLEFLGDRVLGLVMAEALLGHDRNASEGLLAPRFNALVRKETCAEVARTIGVGEALKLGRSEQMSGGRRKQALLGDAMEAVIAAVYLDGGFDVAQEMILRLWAPLIASVEEDAKDAKTTLQEWAQGRGMAPPSYTEVERSGPDHAPVFTIEARLATGETARATAGNKRQAEQAAARALLDELT, translated from the coding sequence ATGAAGGTATCGGCAGAGATCAAGGCGCTCGAGGAAAAGCTCGGCCACACGTTCCAGGACAAGTCCCTCCTGCGGCGCGCCGTCACCCATGCCTCCATGTCCGGCCCCGGGCGCGAGGACAACCAGCGGCTCGAATTCCTCGGCGACCGCGTCCTCGGCCTCGTCATGGCCGAGGCGCTGCTGGGACATGACCGCAACGCCTCCGAAGGGCTGCTGGCGCCGCGCTTCAACGCGCTGGTGCGCAAGGAAACCTGCGCCGAGGTCGCGCGCACCATCGGCGTCGGAGAGGCGCTGAAGCTCGGCCGCTCCGAACAGATGTCCGGCGGCCGGCGAAAGCAGGCGCTGCTCGGCGACGCGATGGAGGCGGTGATCGCCGCGGTCTACCTCGACGGCGGTTTCGACGTCGCGCAGGAGATGATCCTGCGGCTCTGGGCGCCCCTGATCGCCAGCGTCGAGGAAGACGCCAAGGACGCCAAGACCACGCTCCAGGAATGGGCGCAGGGCCGAGGCATGGCGCCGCCCTCCTACACCGAGGTCGAACGCTCCGGCCCCGACCACGCCCCGGTCTTCACCATCGAGGCCCGCCTCGCCACCGGCGAAACCGCCCGCGCCACCGCCGGCAACAAGCGCCAGGCCGAACAGGCCGCCGCCCGCGCCCTGCTGGACGAGCTAACCTGA
- a CDS encoding DMT family transporter, whose amino-acid sequence MTDNLRGALWMMLSMLGFGIEDAFFKAATGTGEVSAGMGTVQFGLMAMALYALYAVQQGVPVWTGEYLKPRLLIRTAFEILGRLFFALSLAYTPLSTTSAILQAAPLVVMLGAGLILGEKIGPRRWAAMAVGFAGVLLIVRPTPDAFQPNAILAILGMIGFAGRDLATRTAPMHVHAAQLGVLGFAVVTFAGLVIVAFEPGASALPTAQAATLLCGTAIAGVIGYTAITFAMRTGEVSVVAPFRYFRLIVALILAYSIFGERPDTLTLAGAALIVGAGTYSLIRDGRRRKTAPLAKT is encoded by the coding sequence ATGACCGACAACCTCCGCGGCGCCCTCTGGATGATGCTCTCGATGCTGGGCTTCGGGATCGAGGATGCGTTCTTCAAGGCGGCCACCGGCACCGGCGAGGTCAGCGCGGGGATGGGCACCGTGCAGTTCGGGCTGATGGCCATGGCGCTCTACGCGCTTTATGCCGTGCAGCAGGGGGTGCCGGTCTGGACTGGCGAATACCTCAAACCGCGGCTCCTGATCCGCACCGCCTTCGAGATCCTCGGGCGGCTGTTCTTTGCCCTCTCGCTGGCCTACACGCCGCTTTCGACCACCTCCGCCATCCTGCAGGCCGCGCCGCTGGTGGTGATGCTGGGCGCGGGGCTGATCCTCGGCGAGAAGATCGGGCCGCGCCGCTGGGCCGCCATGGCCGTGGGCTTTGCCGGGGTGCTGCTGATCGTCCGCCCCACGCCCGACGCCTTCCAGCCCAACGCCATCCTCGCGATCCTCGGCATGATCGGCTTTGCCGGGCGTGACCTGGCGACCCGCACCGCGCCGATGCATGTGCACGCGGCACAGCTGGGGGTGCTGGGCTTTGCGGTCGTCACCTTCGCCGGGCTGGTCATCGTGGCGTTCGAGCCGGGCGCGTCCGCGCTGCCGACCGCGCAGGCCGCCACGCTGCTCTGCGGCACCGCCATCGCCGGGGTGATCGGCTACACCGCCATCACCTTCGCCATGCGCACCGGAGAGGTCTCGGTCGTGGCGCCCTTCCGCTACTTCCGCCTGATCGTGGCGCTGATCCTCGCCTATTCGATCTTCGGCGAACGGCCCGACACGCTGACGCTGGCCGGGGCCGCGCTGATCGTCGGCGCCGGGACCTATTCGCTGATCCGCGACGGACGGCGCAGAAAAACCGCGCCGCTCGCAAAGACGTGA
- a CDS encoding DUF1491 family protein — translation MTRLTARFWVDAYLTRLRLHDIPAFVVAHGDDTAGAVLVKLATLDGKARAFTRSFDLATGERVWTDLASGDEREVDAAISRQRGFDPDLWVIEVEDRAGRHLLDEDGLA, via the coding sequence ATGACCCGCCTGACCGCCCGTTTCTGGGTCGACGCTTACCTCACGCGGCTGCGCCTGCACGACATCCCGGCCTTCGTCGTGGCGCACGGCGACGACACCGCCGGCGCCGTCCTGGTCAAGCTTGCGACCCTCGACGGCAAGGCCCGCGCCTTCACCCGCAGCTTCGACCTCGCGACCGGAGAACGCGTCTGGACCGACCTCGCCAGCGGCGACGAACGGGAGGTCGACGCGGCCATTTCCCGCCAGCGCGGCTTCGACCCGGACCTCTGGGTGATCGAGGTCGAGGACCGCGCCGGACGCCACCTGCTGGACGAGGACGGGCTGGCCTGA
- a CDS encoding molybdenum cofactor biosynthesis protein MoaE has product MRIVVQDAPFDFGGEAAGFAAGRHDMGAIVTFTGVVRDVDGGLNAMEIEHYPGMTEKALEKIATEAMERWSLGDALVIHRYGRMEPGEQIMMVATAARHRKDAFEAAEYLMDYLKSRAPFWKKEFVGEETGWVAARDEDEAALDRW; this is encoded by the coding sequence ATGCGGATCGTCGTGCAGGACGCGCCTTTCGACTTCGGCGGAGAGGCGGCGGGCTTTGCCGCCGGGCGTCACGACATGGGCGCCATCGTCACCTTCACCGGCGTGGTGCGAGACGTGGACGGCGGGCTGAACGCGATGGAGATCGAGCACTATCCCGGCATGACCGAGAAAGCGCTGGAGAAGATCGCCACCGAGGCCATGGAGCGATGGTCCTTGGGCGACGCGCTGGTGATCCACCGCTACGGGCGGATGGAGCCCGGCGAACAGATCATGATGGTCGCCACCGCCGCGCGCCACCGCAAGGACGCCTTCGAGGCAGCGGAGTATCTCATGGACTACCTCAAGTCCCGCGCGCCCTTCTGGAAGAAGGAGTTTGTGGGGGAGGAGACGGGGTGGGTCGCCGCGCGGGACGAGGATGAGGCGGCGCTCGACCGCTGGTAA